The DNA region TAGAATCACCAGCTTGCTTCAATGTTAAGATCAAGTACCATCTCCTACATGACACATTTCTTGATCTACCCACTTATTAGTGCCTCCCTGTATTCTGTGATACTCAGttccatgatactcagttttgctgtgtaggtgattcttggttttaatcctagctccattgacctctggaatatcatattccacgcccttcaatcccttaatgtagaagctgctagatcttcggttattctgattgtgtttccacaatacacaaattgtttctttccagctgcttgcactattttctccttgacctgggagctctggaatttggtgacaatgttccaagagttttctttttgggatatttttgaggaggtgatctgtggattctttcaatttctattttgccctgtggctctagaatatcagggcagttctccttgattatttcttgaaagatgatatctaggctctttttttgatcatggctttcaggtagtccaataatttttaaattatctctcctggatctgttctccaggtcagtgttttttttccaatgagatatttaacattgtcttccagtctttcatttcttttgttctgttttataatatcttgatttctcatcaagtcactagcttccacttgctccaatttaattttgaaggtagtattttcttcagtggtcttttggacctccttttccatttggttaattctgcctttcaagatattcttctcctcattggctttttggagctcttttgctatttgagttagtctattttttaaagtgttgttttcttcaatatatttttcagtattttttgggtctcctttagcaagtcattgacttgttcttcatggttttcttgcatcattctcatttctcatcccaatttttcctctatttctctaacttgcttttccaactccttttgagctcttccatggccttagaccagttcatgtttttcttggaggcttttggtgtagactctttgactttgttgacttcctctggctgtatgttttggtcatctttgtcaccaaagaaagattccaaagtctgagactgaatctgagtgtgttttcattgcctggccatgttcctagccaacgtACCtaatccttgagttttttgtcatggtatgactgcttgtagaacaaagagtactttgttccaagcttgaggggatgtgctgttgattccagagctatttctatacagtcagctctgctacaccagcatacctccttcctcaagaaccagcAACCCAAAtctgacgcaaatcttaagcagactctgcactcctgctctgatctgccatttgattcctcccactaggtgggcctggggccagacagtactgcagctgtagttgtgtagctgcaccacccccgctgcctctgaggcagtggccaaaccgcgaactctgtcccccacagttttcccactaaccttctctgttgtctctggtgtttgtgggttgagaagtctggtaactgccaccaCTCAGTGATTctgggcactagggcctgttctggcCGGCTCCCTGTCTGCTTGGTCTTGCTGCTACctatgctgagctctgctcccctctgctccgtgcatgatagatcacatccagcgaccatccaggctgttctgggctggatccctgcttccctctgctattttgtgggttctgcagttctagaatttgttcagagccatttttataggtttttggagggacctggcagggagcacacacaagtccctgctttccagctgccatcttggctctgcttctagcattttattaataaaagaagttAGTGGTGCTCTCAAAAGACAAAGTTAATCACAGCATCAGGTTAAAGgcttatatgaccttggaaatGTGAGTGTTCCAGAAGGTGGCAATTAACTGTGGTTAACAATATCTGAGataatgaatattacaatgagaagtGGGCTCATTCCAATGAGGGACTGAGGGTGACATAAGGTCACCCTTGAACAAAGAGACAATCTGTACATCCAGATCACCCCAGCTTTGGGCAATCTAGTCAAATAATTTATCCCCACTcaaacctgagtagaacacaatgggcttcccAATTTTAGAAGAAATTCCTCGAAGAGTTGGATGGATTCTTACCCAGACTGAAGAGAGTTAATTTAACCTCATTATCAGTAATATCCTTCAGGACACTGAACTTTGAAATGATGACTACAAAAGAGTGGgaactctgaatctccccaaatcattggttattaataatcatttcattCACTGCAACCTACTACATATGATGAACTTgttgtcccttctagctctaaatctataaacctTTGGAGGCAATATGTCACCTTGCAAAGAGCAATGGATTGGCCATACTCTTGCCCATCTATTTGAAAAAAAGACTTCCTTTTATTACATGATCAAGCCATAGATGCTCAGATTTGAGAAGAAACTCAGAAAATATCTAGTCTAGTACATACCTGAATCAGAATTCCTTTGACAACATATTCAATACGTGTTGATCCAATTTTAATTGAAAAACATCCAGTGAAGGTGAAACAGCTACCTTCCAAGTTACTTAATTCTACTATTGTAGAGATAAAATTGCACTGAGTACTTTCCTTACATCAAAACTAAATTGCCTTCTTTTATACTTCTAGCAATTATTCCTTTTGGGGCTAAGCAAGACAAATTGAATGCATCTTCTATGTGATAATCCTTCAAATATGTGACAGCATCTCACATGCCCTATTCTCCAATTTACTCTTCTTGAAAGTCAAGATGACcttaagaaagaaagacagtaagacaaaaacaaagaaatacaatttgTTTAGCATTATATATTCATGATTAAGTGATGTAGTCTTACCTTACGTTCTGtgtatctcagcttcctcatctgtaaaatgagggaagtggacaagatgatttctaagatcccttgtaGTATTAAATTCATGAAACTCTTAATAGACCATTTTTTTGCCATCCTATCATACTTGGAATTTAGACAATAAAAGTAAGGGCATTACTTCCATTACCTTATCTTCCTACTAATTTGTCTATTAATAATGATCAGTTTATCAAATTAGCTAGGTGTACCATGATAAGAAGACacttgttgtgtgtgtgtgtgtgtgtgtgtgtgtgtgtgtgtgtgtatttgtttgggGCTAGAGTTGAGTAGAGTTGTTTAAGGTAGGAGAAAAGTGATTTAAAAAGTATGTATTTGCTTCTACTTTATCCAATATGCCATTAAGTTCATACACATGTCTATCTAGGCAACTCAGTGGATCTCTGATATAATAATTTTGAGTCCTCTCCATATACCAATATAAACTGAACATATACCATGCGTAGCTTTCCTGCATAATACCAGGGTGTAGCTTTCAGTAAATCTCCCACCCAACATGCTGAAggatttcttctagttttttaaaaaaatattttgtggtcACAAGTGCAGTATCCTTCCCCGTTCATCTGTTGCctctaaataaatatataattcttctatttctctaGTTATAGACTTCACTGTTAATATTTTTACCTAAATTGTGGTAAGgaatatatagcaatatatttatgaattttgttattcactttatttttttttttagcatttccaGGATTTatttaacacaaataaaaatcTGCAAAGCTCTTTACTCATTTTCTTCACTCCTCAGTCTAGCATTTGGATTGGTGATCTTGATGGCGAGCTGAGCTGCTCTCTCAACAATAACTTTCCGATTCTTAGAGGATACATTGTGAGCGATCTCAGCACAATAGGATTTGTTGCACATCAGGAGCACCTCGAGCTCTTTGACGTTGTGCACCAAAAACTTCCTGAATCCACTCGGTAGCATGTGTTTTGTCTTCTTATTGCTTCCATAACCAATATTGGGCATCAATATCTGGCCCTTGAATCGTCTTCGCACCCTGTTGTCAATGCCCCTTGGTTTACGCCAGTTTCTCTTGATCTTGACATATCTGTCGGACTGGTGCCGGATGAACTTCTTGGTCCTCTTCTTGACGATTTTAGGTTTCACGAGGGGTCTGAGGGCAGGCATGGCGCCGGCGAAGAGACAGCCGCCCCTCCACGGGCAGCGccgacagaaagagagagaaaaaaagttgttATTCACTTTAATCATGTGCTGATCTAACTTTAGGCTGAATATTATCTCTAAACTCTACTAACTCTAGATATTAAATCTAAAATATCAGAATTCAATTGGTTTCTGTCTGTTAAGAAATGTGATGCCATTCAGTGTTCAGTATATTTGTGGATTTAGATTATTTTcttaaagacaaaagacagttgcTACTTTCAaaaagttcacagtctaatagagaagACATATAAACAACTATATAAAACAAACTATTTACAGGAAAATATGGAAACAATCTAGCCTTTGTAGAATATatttaggtttgcaaagttgCTTCACAtgtttgtctcatttgatcctcagcacAGCTATTTAAGCTTAGTACtatcaatatcctcattttaaagatgaggaaactgaggcaaatagaggttaagtgacatttcaaagctcacacagttagtgagttcCTGAGATATAATTTGAACTCACCTTTTACTTTTTCCCCCATCAAATCCCATGCTCTAATGACTAGACAGCCTAGGTGAAATTTTTTATATCTCTGTCCCACATGGAGACCTGCCTCCCTTTCCAATGTCTGACAGATACTAAACTGAATTCCAATTTGGGTGGTGGATATTAGATACATCTGAATGGTGCTTCCTAATCCATCTTTACAAGCCTAAAATAGTGTCACAGGAGAAGAAATGAAGCTGGAGTCAAATATGCAGGGTTTATTCAGTATCCATCAATATACCTTATATATCTTTGCAACATGATAGTGTTTGCAGTCATACATGCTGATGATGCTTCCAGTACTGGGATTATAAGAATGACATCCATGACCTTTCTTCTgtactattttatatttaaaacttGATAAATATGATACAGGTAATATTACAGGCAGCTTATCATGCAGGTATTAAAAACAACAGAATTATTGTTGAATAGAGAAGAAGAGATGAAACTCCAGAAAGAACAGATTCATATTTATGCAGAAAATTTGAAGACAGAAAAGTAGAAAAGCACAGGTTATGTGGAGTCGTGTATTATTCTATGCTAATCACAAGGACTTCTTAACTCAATGAGCTTCCATTATATAGTCATATCATGACATGTACTTACCTTATCCTCACACAGACACCTTGGCTACGAACAGCCACAGGCtaccaaaaggaaataaaactatacCAAGATCATCTTGGCTTGGTAGCTATCAAAATACACCAAACAAGAAAAGGAGAGTTTAGGATCTCAGAGGTCCATTCTACTTTTAATTCTTAAGagtgaaagtgaaaagaaaaatcagtaatAGGAGCCACAAAACCAAAGATCATTCTCATAAGCTTCCATCGAGCCAGCAACCAAGGGGGATTTATTAAAACTAAAGTTTAAAATCATATCACCATAAATCAAGAGCTCAAAAACACCTCAAACCCATCTAGGAAAACTCTTTCATTTTCCACATAAGGAAATGGAaatttagagaaaataaatgatttgtccaataAAGATTTGTACTGGGAttgtcttttcctcctcatctgttGATACGAGGAAGTGGCAAAAGCTTGGGGGCACAATATTAAAAATTGATACTTGTATAAAACTTTTAAGGTTTGTATATCCaaacagacctgtgatttagagACCATAAGCATTATTGTCCCCACTGTATAGAAGAGGAACCTGAgcctcagagattaagtgacttgctccttACTCaataagagtaaaaaaaaaaccagatttgAGTACCCACTCCAAGTCTGCAATGTTTTTTTCTACATTAAAACTAGAAGATCTACAAAAACATAGAGGGAGAGTTTgtcaatttttaaagatttatttacttttggttttcaacattcattcccacaagattttgagttccaaattttctccccatctctccactcccCCTGCCCAAACATGGCATGCATGCATTCTCATTACCCTTTCCCTGATTCTGCCCTGCCTTCaataatctctcttttttctgtacccccttactttcttgtagggcaagatcgaTTTCCAtacaccattgcctgtgtatcttatttccaagttgcatgtaaaaacactttttaacatttgtttttaaaatctgaattttaaattctcttgcttcctccctccccaccgtcctcattgagaaagcaagcaattcaatataggttatacatgtgtagctaTGTAAAACAGTTCCATAAtggttatgttgtgaaagactaactatatttcactccatcctataatgccccccatttattcaattttctcttttcactctgtccgcttcaaagtgtttccttctgactactcccttctccaatctgccttcccttctatcattccaccCTCTTATTCCATTCACCCCACTTCCCTGTAGCataagatgcccaattgaatttgtatattattccctccttaagccaaatccaatgaaagtaaggttcactcattccctttcacctcccccatcttcccctccattgtaacagtttttccttgcctcttttatgtgagataatttctatatctccctttttccttctcccaatatattcctctctcccctcttaattttatttttagatatcaccccttaatattcaccctgtgacctctgtctatatctgtatctatcaatctatccatacacacacacatacacacatacacactcatatacctacatacacatacatatacatacatacctatacatatatatgtacacatacacatacacacatacacacacacatatatatacacccttcatatataatcaatatatagatatatattgatATGTGTCACATATATTGACCAACATATATCAGTAAATCTGtatctgtgtctatctatctatgtatctatgtatccatctatctatctatctatgttccctatttaatactgagaaaggtctcatgagttaccaatattatttttccatgtaggaatataatcAATTCAgctttattaagtcctttatgatttctctttcctgtttaccttttcatggttctcttacttcttttatttgaaagtcatattttctattcaactctgatcttttcatcaagaatgcttgaaagttctctatttcattggatatacattttcccctcaaagtattatactcagttttgctgggtaggtgattcttgcttttaatcctagctcctttcacgtctggaatatcatattccaagccccacaatcccttaatgtagaagctgctagatcttgtgtaatcctgattgtgtttccatcatactcaaactgtttctttctggctgcttgcaatatttcctccttgacatgggaactctggaatttggctacaatattcctaggagttttcattttgggatctttttcaagaggtgattggtggattctttcaatttctattttaccctctggttctagaatattagggtagttttccttgatagtttcttgaaagatgatatctaggctcttttttttgttcgTGATTTTTCAGaaagtccaataatttctaaattatctctcctggatctactttccaggtcagttgtttttccaacaacatatttcacattttcttcatttttttttcattcttttggttctgctttatattttcttgatttctcctaaagtcattagcttccatttgctccattataatttttgaggcatcattttcttcagcgagcttttgtaactccttttccattttgccaattctacttttaaagcatttttctcctcattggtttttggacctcttttgccatttggattagtctgtctttaaggtattattttcttctttttggggtctgctttagcaagctgttgactcatttttcatgattttcttgcatcattctcatttctcttcccaattttgcctctacttctcttacttgattttcaacttcctttttcagttcttctatggcctgagaaaaattcatattttttcttgcaggctttggatgtaggagatttgactttgttgtcttcttctggttgtatgtttttatcttctttgtccccaaagtaaGTTACTATattctgaattcttttttatgctgtttgctcattttcctggctaattacttgactttcaaactctttctcaaggtaggactctgcttccagtttgGAGAATGTTCTgtgccaagcttcaggagtttggcatagctgttttcagagaaacttctAGATATCTGTATATTTTCAGATCTTCTAAGGTGGTATCATCAAAGCAGTGGTGGTTActgttctcctggcctgtgttctcatctgtgagtgacctcaagcactcttttctgccttggaacagtgaggaggattccctctccacagctaccacaagctctgccatgccagtgctcttcctcactccaggactaCCACACATGACTGTGACCCTGATCCAAAcaaggcaaagaaaaataaacctgcctcagtaccagcaaagagatccctgcaatccccctctgatcagccacttgattcctccaccatctgtgggcctagaTCTCCAgaggcagcagctgctgcttctgttgctgttgctgccactgccacctccacctccactgtTCTGGAGCTGGGGATGGACcatactcttctctcacccatgtctgacagagttttcccactgaccttccgcattatctttggtgtttgtgggttgaaaattCTGGacaccaccacagctgccagtgattcactCTCCTGCTCCAGCCCTGTGTGAGCTGGTATGGTCCAGGCTAGaatgtgctctgctcccagcctggCTGGCCATTTgattcactctgtcattttgtgggttctgtagctctagcaTCTGTTTAGAGTCATTTACATAAGCATTTggaggtgtttgggggagagttcaaacAAGTTCCAGCTTTTGCTCCCCCATCTTAGTTCTGTTCCTGGAAGAGATGCTAATtgaagaaggatggagggaagtaaggGAGAAATGGGAGAAGAGCCAGATGGGGGCAGCAAAAGAAtcagtaagaaaaggaaaataaacaggCTTATGTCCAAACTGGAGAATGGGGAGAACTATTggagattttcttcatataataTGAGAAACCATGTGTTGGGAAAATGCATTCTACAAAGCTGGAGAGTCATAAGAATGGTGTTAGTAGTGATACATTGTCCAAATACCTGAAGCCCTGCATTGTCCAGATAATTCACAATAATACTGAAGAGCAAAGCCCAGGTCAAATACCAAGGGTGAGGAAAGACAACTAGAATGAGTTCTCTATGACCACTTCTTTCACTTTCACTTTTTTGCATTTTGGGCACTGGTCCCATTATATGACATGAATTAACCTCTCTAAGATTATCAATGATATCTTTATTGCTAAATCTGATTGTCTTTAatcatattttatctttcttgcCTTATCTACAGCTTCTGACATTTCTCCCTCCCCAGGGTTCTCTAGTACACTTAAGAATCAGGGAGCTCCATGTTTGCTATTGACTCAAACCCTCCTCCTCAGTTGTGTTCACTCAGTTTTAGAGATACAAGCACCCCCATTCCATTTAATCATgtagcttttacaaaagaatattttcttcagAAGTGTAGCACGAACAGACAAATAAGCATCTTGCCCCAACAGTTAGAAGAAGGAGAGGCATAATTCCCCCAATAACATCTTCTTCTCTAGTGAGTGTGGGGGGGGTGTATTGTGTGGGGGGGTGATTTTTGGTAAACAGCTTAATTTAGTTCCTATATAAAATCATTTCTATCAAGTTCAAAATCCAAAGTTCTGCCCCCCTAGTCTTGAATCCAGCaccttaacttctcagggcttaCCTCATGGGATGGCAGGAATTTCTGGCCAGTAATCTTCCCTCAAATTTTCTGTGGCTCAGATTTTTGGATCTGGGACACCTCTCTCTGAATCTAGAACTTAACAGGacaaaaatatagaccaaaactCTTAGCTCATTCGCAGGGTTTAAGGGTGCTCCTATTCCTGCTAAAGGGAAATAACATAATGCCTTTTACCAGAAGAAAGTCATGGCTTCTCCCAAATGAGTGCCTTATTCTTAAGTAATATTGCCATGTGTCAAGttttattatacacacacatgcctgtatataagtatgtgtatttatgtgtgtatatatatatatatatatatataaaatatatatataaacatatatatgtatatatacacatatacatatactgattatatatacatacatgcgtatatgtacatgcatatgcacacatacagcAAGTTTGTAAAACTATATATGCTTATTTTAAGCATAtattatgcatatgtatgtgtagggattttatatgcacatatgtctatatgtacgTATATCCTTGTCCTTTTGGCCATGATTAACTGACACAAGAATTATACTGAGGAAGGAATCTTcaaatattcaatgagataggCAGCCTGTGCTGGTGTCTAAGTAACAGTTTCATCATAGAACATTTCTTGCAGTTTTGCTCTTACAGTAAACATATTCTGGTTTCCTTTAACAATGGAGTTGACCCACTACCGGAGCACAGATATGTCCATGGAGAGGAAAAGATCCAGATAATCACACCAAAAAAACATTTACCTTTGGGGGGTAAGTTGTcccccagagagattaagtaacttgattGTGTAGTAACCCAGGTAAATGAAAGAAGTAGGGGATGTATTCAGGTCCTGTAATTCCAGAGCCTGTGCTCTTTCTACAATGTCATTATGTCTCAATGTTCAACACAAATCataattccatttttcccagtcATCTCCAAGGACCAAGGGAGCGGTAAATAATTTGGGGGAGATTGCATTATTTCAACAGACTTCTTTGTTAATTTTCATTCCTCATAGCTTTGCAAATAgtactttatgttttttttttcttatctcctcAAATAAACCACGTACACAGATTTATCCACTACTGTGCAATGCATTCAATACTATCTTTGCTTATAGCAagcttattgtttttgttttgttttttttatttcccctAAGTAAAAGCTATTGAGCACTAgaagttttttatattttttcatgaaGTTTCAGGATTGAATTTTTCAAATTGATGATTGAAAATGCAATACAAAAGCTTTCAGACTCTCCAACATTAGGATTTACTAAGTCCCATTGTATATTACAAAGAATGTTTCATGCATCCCCCCAAGGAGTTTCCTATGGAATGGGGTTATATAAGATGTACAAAAAAGTATAACACAtgtgaaataaaagcaaaataaaaacctcaacacatttccacaataaattctaatcctattcaaaataattataaattgtaTAAATTATTGAGACAATTAGCAAAGGCCACTCAATGCAAACATAGATTAAATTAAagatctttaaattaaaaaatggatATCTGTAggaatattcagtgttcatgTCTCACTTGTGCATACATAACAA from Trichosurus vulpecula isolate mTriVul1 chromosome 1, mTriVul1.pri, whole genome shotgun sequence includes:
- the LOC118831764 gene encoding 60S ribosomal protein L32; the encoded protein is MPALRPLVKPKIVKKRTKKFIRHQSDRYVKIKRNWRKPRGIDNRVRRRFKGQILMPNIGYGSNKKTKHMLPSGFRKFLVHNVKELEVLLMCNKSYCAEIAHNVSSKNRKVIVERAAQLAIKITNPNARLRSEENE